A region of Prochlorococcus marinus subsp. pastoris str. CCMP1986 DNA encodes the following proteins:
- the tilS gene encoding tRNA lysidine(34) synthetase TilS — protein MSDKNSSQKNWTSWHHLLHKEILGNKTLIPDGANLLIAVSGGQDSMALLNLINDMKTQHNWFVNVWHGDHQWHKKSAKYALELKSYCNKKNISFFFDQANKNNISSEEKARDWRYKKLSERANQLLIENQKEIDIYLLTGHTNTDNAETFLLNLARGSNYAGLSNINKKRLLKHHIFLIRPLLIFSREDTKKFCQLQNIPIWEDPTNCDLTIKRNIVRKEIIPILETMYPGCSKRINSFAEKMSNYKNEQNDLSKLASLYCEDAIGVKRELLNSLCIEARCTILNTFLKKDCTKQLSSKNLTHLASSILVKDRGKIDLPDGFEIVWNKDYINLEKN, from the coding sequence ATGTCTGATAAAAATTCGTCGCAAAAAAATTGGACATCTTGGCATCATCTCCTGCACAAAGAAATTTTGGGCAATAAAACATTAATTCCTGATGGAGCAAATCTATTAATAGCAGTTTCTGGAGGACAAGATTCGATGGCTTTATTGAACCTAATCAACGATATGAAAACGCAACATAATTGGTTTGTGAATGTTTGGCATGGAGATCATCAATGGCATAAAAAATCAGCGAAATATGCACTTGAATTGAAAAGTTACTGTAATAAAAAAAATATTTCATTCTTTTTTGATCAAGCAAATAAAAATAATATTTCTTCTGAAGAAAAAGCAAGAGATTGGAGATACAAGAAATTAAGTGAAAGGGCAAATCAATTATTAATTGAGAACCAAAAGGAAATTGATATTTACTTGTTAACTGGTCACACGAATACAGATAATGCAGAAACATTTTTATTAAATTTAGCTAGAGGAAGCAATTATGCAGGACTAAGCAATATCAACAAAAAAAGATTACTTAAACATCACATTTTTTTAATAAGACCATTATTGATATTTTCTAGAGAAGATACCAAAAAGTTTTGCCAACTTCAAAACATTCCCATTTGGGAAGACCCGACTAACTGTGATCTAACAATTAAGAGAAATATTGTAAGAAAAGAAATTATTCCTATTTTAGAAACTATGTATCCTGGTTGTTCTAAGAGGATAAATAGTTTTGCAGAAAAAATGAGCAATTATAAGAATGAGCAAAATGATCTCAGTAAGCTTGCATCCCTTTATTGTGAAGATGCAATTGGTGTAAAGAGGGAATTATTAAATAGCTTATGCATTGAAGCAAGATGTACTATTTTAAATACTTTTCTAAAAAAGGATTGTACAAAACAATTAAGCTCAAAAAATTTAACTCATTTAGCTTCTTCAATTCTTGTGAAAGATAGAGGCAAAATAGATTTACCAGATGGATTTGAGATTGTTTGGAATAAGGACTATATAAATCTAGAAAAAAACTAG
- a CDS encoding ribonuclease J, giving the protein MNSNQIKSNNTQTLSQTKRSIEPALKIIPLGGLHEIGKNTCVFEYQDDIILIDGGLAFPSDGMHGVNVVMPDTSYLQANLNRFRGMIVTHGHEDHIGGISHHLKKFNIPVIYGPPLAISMLKGKMEEAGVADRTTTQTIEPRQVVKLGQHFSLEFIRNTHSIGDSFSLALTTPVGVVFFTGDFKFDHLPPDNKHADIERMAFYGEKGVLCLLSDSTNSEVKGFVPSEISVFPNLDRIISEAKGRVMLTTFASSTHRVAMVIQLAMKHGRKIGLMGRSMLNVVGKCRELGYIKCPDDLFFPIKSIRDLPDRETLLLMTGSQGEVMAALSRIGRDEHPHVKLKTTDTVIFSSSPIPGNTISVVHSIDRLIKLGANVIYGKEHGIHVSGHGCRDDQRLMLALIKPKFFVPVHGEYRMQVLHGKTAESMGVDPNNILILDNGDTIELRADSMIQGDPVKSGIEMLDNTRTCVVDARALKERQQLADDGIVTVLAPISTDGNMVAPPRVSLRGVVISADPRKMSMWTEREINWVLENRWKQLSRQTSPNSFEVDWIGVQREIENGLTRRMRRELQVEPLILCLAQPAPSGTRAYKPQIVNEQNHHPKNKHYPNVNNQNINRNQNNYKNNPSARNTNQVKNNQSVKDSVKTPVAKTEEAPAGRTRRRRSAVSN; this is encoded by the coding sequence ATGAATTCAAATCAAATCAAATCAAATAATACTCAAACCTTATCTCAAACAAAAAGATCAATTGAACCTGCTTTAAAAATTATTCCATTAGGGGGTCTTCATGAAATAGGTAAAAATACATGTGTTTTTGAATACCAAGATGACATCATTTTAATAGATGGGGGACTCGCTTTTCCAAGTGATGGCATGCATGGAGTGAATGTTGTTATGCCTGATACATCCTATTTGCAAGCTAACTTAAATAGATTTCGTGGAATGATAGTAACCCATGGTCACGAAGACCATATTGGTGGAATTTCTCATCATTTAAAGAAATTTAATATTCCTGTGATTTATGGTCCACCTTTAGCGATATCAATGCTTAAAGGAAAAATGGAAGAAGCAGGTGTGGCTGATAGGACAACAACACAGACTATAGAACCAAGGCAAGTTGTCAAACTTGGCCAGCATTTTTCATTAGAATTTATACGTAATACTCACTCAATTGGGGATAGTTTTTCTTTAGCTCTAACTACTCCAGTAGGTGTTGTTTTCTTTACTGGGGATTTTAAATTTGATCATCTGCCACCTGATAACAAACATGCTGATATTGAAAGAATGGCATTTTATGGAGAGAAGGGTGTTCTTTGCTTACTCTCGGACTCTACAAATTCCGAAGTAAAGGGTTTTGTTCCTTCAGAAATTTCTGTTTTTCCAAATTTAGATCGAATAATATCTGAAGCCAAAGGTAGAGTTATGCTTACCACTTTTGCAAGTTCAACCCATAGAGTTGCGATGGTGATCCAATTAGCAATGAAGCATGGACGTAAAATTGGATTAATGGGACGGTCAATGTTAAATGTTGTTGGTAAATGTCGTGAATTAGGTTATATAAAGTGTCCTGACGATCTCTTTTTCCCAATTAAAAGCATAAGAGATTTACCTGATAGAGAAACTCTACTCTTAATGACAGGTAGTCAAGGTGAGGTAATGGCTGCATTAAGTAGGATTGGAAGAGATGAACATCCACACGTTAAACTCAAAACTACGGATACAGTAATTTTTTCTTCCAGTCCAATTCCAGGAAATACAATTTCTGTAGTGCATAGTATTGATAGGTTAATTAAATTGGGAGCTAATGTTATTTATGGTAAAGAACATGGAATTCATGTTTCTGGTCATGGATGTAGAGATGATCAAAGATTGATGCTAGCGTTAATTAAACCAAAGTTTTTTGTTCCAGTACATGGCGAATATAGAATGCAAGTTTTGCATGGTAAAACCGCTGAATCGATGGGCGTAGATCCCAATAATATACTCATCCTTGATAATGGAGACACAATTGAGCTTAGAGCTGATTCAATGATTCAAGGAGATCCAGTAAAGTCTGGAATTGAAATGCTGGATAATACAAGGACTTGTGTGGTAGATGCAAGAGCTCTAAAAGAGAGACAGCAGTTAGCAGATGATGGAATAGTTACTGTTTTAGCCCCTATAAGTACAGATGGTAATATGGTAGCTCCACCACGAGTAAGTTTAAGAGGGGTAGTAATATCAGCTGATCCAAGAAAAATGTCAATGTGGACCGAAAGGGAGATAAATTGGGTATTAGAAAACCGCTGGAAACAATTATCAAGACAAACCAGTCCCAATAGTTTTGAAGTTGATTGGATTGGGGTCCAAAGAGAGATTGAAAATGGTTTAACTAGAAGAATGCGAAGAGAATTACAAGTAGAGCCATTAATTCTATGCTTAGCTCAACCTGCTCCAAGCGGAACCCGAGCTTATAAACCTCAAATAGTTAATGAGCAAAATCATCATCCAAAAAATAAACATTATCCAAATGTTAATAATCAAAATATAAACCGCAATCAAAATAATTATAAAAATAATCCATCAGCTAGAAATACAAATCAAGTAAAGAATAATCAATCTGTAAAAGATTCTGTTAAAACTCCAGTGGCTAAGACAGAGGAGGCACCTGCAGGTAGGACTAGAAGAAGGAGATCTGCAGTATCAAACTAG